A window from Gopherus flavomarginatus isolate rGopFla2 chromosome 4, rGopFla2.mat.asm, whole genome shotgun sequence encodes these proteins:
- the TP53I3 gene encoding LOW QUALITY PROTEIN: quinone oxidoreductase PIG3 (The sequence of the model RefSeq protein was modified relative to this genomic sequence to represent the inferred CDS: substituted 1 base at 1 genomic stop codon), producing the protein MQDKEKMLAVYFDQPGGPENLYVKEVPKPHPGRGEVLIKVSASALNRIDLFQRSGKYPSPKGANDIRGLEAAGLVAGFGPGCKGQWKTGDTVMALLPGGGQAEYITVPEGHLMPIPNGMTFVQAVAIPEAWLTAFQLLHFVDKVQSGQTVLIHARASGVGTAAIQLTRLAKAISIVTAGTQEKLQPAAKFGAAAGFNYKEEAFRERVLEFTNGSGVDVILDCIGGSYWEKNLSCLSTDGQWIVYGLLGGGEVHGDLLARLCSKRGSLLTSLLRSREKEXKQKLVKAFTERVLPYFSQGGSPHVQPIIDSVYPLHRIVEAHRTMEENKSLGKIIIEMPPSS; encoded by the exons ATGCAGGATAAAG AGAAAATGTTGGCAGTTTATTTTGACCagccaggaggcccagagaatcTGTATGTGAAAGAGGTACCGAAACCACATCCAGGAAGAGGAGAAGTCCTTATAAAAGTGTCAGCCAGTGCTCTGAACAGGATTGACTTATTCCAG AGGAGCGGAAAGTATCCTTCCCCAAAAGGAGCAAATGACATTCGTGGCTTAGAAGCAGCTGGACTTGTGGCTGGGTTCGGACCTGGTTGCAAGGGTCAGTGGAAAACTGGAGATACAGTGATGGctctgctgcctgggggtggCCAGGCAGAATACATCACTGTGCCAGAAGGTCATCTGATGCCGATCCCTAATGGTATGACTTTTGTTCAGGCTGTGGCCATTCCTGAAGCCTGGCTAACAGCCTTTCAGTTGCTGCATTTTGTAG ATAAAGTACAGAGTGGACAGACAGTGCTGATCCACGCAAGAGCTAGTGGAGTTGGCACAGCAGCCATTCAACTGACTAGACTGGCAAAAGCTATTTCCATTGTAACAGCTGGAACACAAGAGAAACTCCAGCCGGCAGCAAAATTCGGAGCAGCTGCTGGGTTCAACTACAAGGAGGAGGCTTTTAGAGAAAGGGTCCTGGAGTTCACAAATG GCTCTGGAGTGGATGTTATTTTAGACTGCATTGGTGGTTCCTACTGGGAGAAGAACCTCAGTTGTCTGAGTACTGATGGCCAGTGGATTGTGTATGGACTGTTGGGTGGAGGTGAAGTACATGGAGATCTGCTTGCAAGGTTGTGTTCCAAAAGAGGGAGCCTGCTTACTAGTCTGTTAAGATCACGAGAAAAGGAG tAAAAACAAAAGCTGGTGAAAGCCTTCACAGAGAGAGTGTTGCCATATTTCTCCCAAGGTGGATCTCCTCATGTCCAACCCATCATTGACAGTGTTTATCCTTTGCACAGGATTGTAGAGGCTCACAGGACCATGGAAGAAAACAAGAGCCTTGGCAAAATTATAATTGAAATGCCTCCTTCATCTTAA